The nucleotide sequence TAGGTAGGCTCTTTTCAGTAATGATTATAATTTGTAAATAAGTCTCtgcatcaattgaattgattaaatgACCTCCAAACCGTTTAACTAAAGTttttaattcttcaatGGTAATAATTTCCCCATGGGGATCACGTTTATCACTCAAGATTAAAAACTCAAAACTTGCAAATAAATCCAGTTCTATTTTaacttttttcaaattcagtgGTTCATTAAACGAGGTCAATTTAGtcaattctttcttctttattgTAGTAGCTTgtggtttcaaatttaaatcTTGCATATAATTCTGTTttaattcaaaatattcttGCATTGAAATACAttcaccaattgatttatcttCACGTATACGACGACAATGCATATTGTGTAATGTTGTCCCCACGGCAAATGTAGCTTCTGGTCGTACATCAATTGATCGAGCTCGAATTTCTAAAACTAATGAGTATTTCGGATCAATCCAAAAATCCGGCTTTTTGCGACCaaattttatcaactgCTCGGGTGGCATTTTTTGTGCTGTATTGATCCATCGACCATGGGTTAATCGTTCGATCTtgtcaaattcttcaattccaaatccaTTGGCACACATGCAGAAACTATAATAAGATCCATAGTATTCACTACCTTCTTGTTTATTAATTAATCCCATCATGTACGAATTTTTTACACCCGGGTTCTTGCCAATAACTACTAAATCTAAATTTTCACCAAACTTCTCTAAATAATCCGGTTTCACTTTAATCCAATTGGGATTTCTAAACCCATCGATTACATATCTCAGTTGAGTGTGTTTTAAGACTAAACCTTCACTTCGCTTAGTAACAACTTCACGTACggctttttcaacatcCACAACACTGGAACCTAATCTAGCATCAAGAACTTCAAATCTATTTGGCACAGGTTTAATGATTCGTTCCAATAAATTTTTTCGAAAAAATAACGGGTAATTACTCAAATCACGGCCATTTAAGTACAAGATATCAAATATTAGATAGTAAGGATAACTTGTTTGCTGTTCATAATGATCAATGGTTGTAAATTGACGTACACTTTCTTGAATCGCCAGTGATTTCAAGGTACCAAATGGTAATATTGCTTGTCTTTTGTAGTCATAAGCCACCATTTCCCCATCAAGAACGATTGAATCAATATTATTGGCAAATGCATCTCGTATATACTTAGTTAAGgatccaaattgaaacgaTTCACCATATAAAAATGAATAATCTTTTAAACgtcttgaaaaaaatttgaatcgGTTGCCCTCCTTATGCAACAACATTCGATCACCATCcatcttttcttcaatgtaAAACTTATCCTCCAATTCCAACTGAGTGAACTTTTGTTCATATTGTGGACCCATTggttgtttcttttgtaatttaCGAACAACAGCATtgtaatttgaatttaattTCACCGCCAATTGTGGTTTGAACTTGTATCTAGGTTGAATTCCTAAATATTCTCTAGCTAATCTCCTGTTTGGGTCACTCAACAAGTTAAATGTCGTTTCCAAATTATTACAAATGCTGTATAATCTATACCCATCAGGGTGCCaactattgaaaaaatactTCTCCAtatgaatcaaaattggtttcttcaatataAAGTGAATCAACCAACGAATCTCTTCAATTCttaaattatcaaataatggttgtaaaatttcTAAATGTTCTTGTGATTGTTTAGCCATTGTTAAATCATCCAATatggaattgatttgagGAACATTATACTCTTTACAACGTTCAACAAATGGTCGCCGTGTAGCAATTATTCTTGCAGATTGCAACGGTAAATCTCTAATTTTCCGTTCATCAACTGCAAATCGTTTAgatttttgatattgtcGGTTCCAATAATGAAGTAAATTATATTCTTCAGTGTCTTTGGAGATCTTGTACATTTTGATAATAAGTCGAGCTAATACCACCTCTTTTATGACATATAATCTGCTGGTCTTTTCAGGGAATATTAGATTAGCTGACTGAAGCATATCATTACCAATATGAGTCCGGAAAGTAgaaatgaaatcattgataatttgtGCTCTACGTTCAGTTATGGTTGAAGCTTCTTGTAAATTATGACGTTTCACTGCATcaagtttatcaaataattcATTGGTAAGAAGTGTGAGAGTTGGTTCTATGTTgtttggtggtggaggtTGAACATTGTCGAGCAAACACAGCATATGGGTCGATACTGCTGTAAAGGTGGTAAAATAAAAGGAGTTAAGTTTTAGGGGGAAAATAAATCAGCGCTACCGGTCCTTGTAAATCTGCATGTAGATGAGGGAATGGTGCTAATGCCTTGCGTTTGCAATACATGTAACCTCTTACTGAGTATGAATACATGACCTGGTATACAAGGTATTTTCTCAGTCATTGCTTTTGTAAACATCCCTTATCAGCAATATTCTACTCAACTTTACTAAATCgttcttttgcaactacTCAAATCAAAGTGAGAGGTAAGTCCaatgaacaaaatttaAGGAAGCTATAGGAACAACatgcttttgttttggtatGGAAGACGTGAGAAAGATAACTCTTTAACCCAAGGAGTTTCTAAAAAACAGCTATTCAATACGTGTCATTGTAATTGATACAAAAGAAGTGTAAAATTAATTAAAATGTTATGCGCTTATCACGAACCATCCTTCGTTCAAGTTGGCAACTACAAGTTCATACCTTTTAGGTATATAAACTTCCTGTATTTCAAGCATACccaaaactttttcagAAATGAAACTCCTCTCTTCTTgtgtttcaacaaatttacaaaTGCAAACTCAAACattaatttttttactAAGTGCATGTTGCTTTGTTTCAGCCGCTTCCAAAAAGGGTAAAGGTAAAACCGGAGGTCATTTGAGACATAATGCAACTTCTCACAATGCCAATTCAACGTCGAATTTGACTACTACCGCTACTGCTGCTAGAACAACTACTCAAGCTGGTGATGCTGTTAAAGGTATGAATATTGCTGGGGCCGTTGGTGCATTGGCTGTTGGGGCTATATTGTTGTAGGGAGTTTGCTTCTTGAGATCAATTAGAACTTGTGAGGGGTTGTCAGCTATAGGTTTACTAGGCTTTCTGTGGTTTTATACTGAGaaaaatatatatgtaGTTAATTATTTGGAATCTACAGATATGTATCAATTGTAGTTGGCGTAAATAGTGTTTGTTGAGATCCAGCTTTCAAGCTAGACTCTATAGTGGATTATTAGGAGTTTGATCACCTTCCACTTTTACATGGCTTAAATCTCTAGAACTAGATTCTTACAGACTTCGAATTGCGGATAAGGGTGTCAAGCAGGAGTATTTATGATATTAACCAAAAGTAAATTTTCACAAGGGGAAACGATGTTCTAGCTGCCGCCTACTCCAGACCTGTTTCATACGTACGTTAGATATGGTTGTGTAGTCGATTGGTAGCCCGTAGTATAACTGTGCAATTCACACGACTTtattttacaaccaaaataTTTACAACATatgattcaacaaatatGTGGTTACTCGAAGTAATTTATTCCAAGGAATTTATCTTACAACAATTGTTAGATCTCCTTAATTTTTTAAGTTACAcatagttgttgttgaaatagGTTGGTCAGCTTCTAAAGAAACAGCAGCTTCAGAAATCGATGAAGTAAATTGTGACATCATATCAAAGCTCAAAGTAAATCAATTAATGTTGTTATACCTATATCTCTCAACCAAAGCTAGAATATATATGTATTGGATGCTACAGCAACTATCATCCCTAATTATAATGAGAATTTTACCCAACAAAACTTATGCTTTCTCCTCACATTGTTTGTTAGGCCTCTAAAACCTTTTAAGAATTTAACCCCAACAAATAATTTACTCATTCCAATTGAGTGTTTGCTAACAACAatgttttgcaaccaaataAACACCATATTGCAACTGCaatacaaatttgaaacattttTGTGTAAGTAGTGTactttgttcaacaaaatttagaTCTTTAGATTACcacttcttcaacaatagTATTCAAGAGTTATATAAACTTTGGAAATATCCACCATTTATTATGGCGTTTTGTTTTAAATCTTGACTTAATTGCTTAACTTACAGCTTGTTTCTACTTTATCACAAAACGAGACATCTTACTCAAATGTATTGATTCATTCTTATTACATTATTTTACAGAATCAGCTATAGAACGTAACTGTGATCAACTCAGAAGCATGCAATTACAACTGTCAATAGTTGCTAGAGCAGCATGTTTCAGATTAAGAGACAAACCTTTAACTCGGTTGCAGAAAAAGTTTCATTTCAACACTTCGAAACTTTATTTCCGCACAAACACAGTAGACTGATTTCAGCAATTATAAAGGCATAAGGAGAGTCCGAATGGAAAATGTTGCACCTCTAGTTTCATATTCGCTCTTTTATACAAATGTACATATAAAAAGACATCCCATAGAAACGCCAGAAAGTTGCGTTAATTACTGGAGCTTCTTCAGAAATAGGATTTGCAACCCCAATTGAACTTGCAAAGAGGGGATATCTTGTTTTTGCTGGTGCAAGAAGATTGGAGCCAATGGCCTAATTAAAAGACAATTATGGTGTCAAGATTTTCAAACTGGATGTTACTGACTTGCAGAGTGTTAAAGATGCCAAAAGCTACATTCAAAAGGAAACAAGTGGAAACTATTTGGatattttatttgataACGCTGGTCAAACCAGTCAAGTGCCTAGAACTGACGTTACTGACGAACAATTTacataatttttcaaaatcaatgtATTTGGAGCAATGCAGGTCAGAGAATTTGTACCTCTTTTGATTAATGCTAAGGGTGTTATTGGGTTTACGGGTTCAATTGCTGGAGTCAATCCAGTCTCCTCTGCACGCACGTATACAGCAACAAAAGGTGCAATCGAGCTGTACGCCTCAGTTTTGAGATTAGAGATGAAATCATTTGGAGTgaaaatcatcaacttcattgcTGGGATGTTTAGGGCTAATATCAAAGATACGAGACGGTTACCAGAGGTATCTCTTTTCAATGTACCAGGAACGGAGGAAGCGTTTGAAGAAAATAGGTTAGGGGTGACCAGGAACAGCCCAGCGTCAACCGAGGTGTATGCTAAACAAGTTGcagatgattttgaagaggCCAAGTTGGGAGGCTCGTTGCACTTGTACCGTGGAAAAATGGCATTTCTCTTGGGCTTTATATcacctcttcttccaaGATTTATACTTTAAGGGATACTTTTTCGTACACTCAAACTTGCTGGTTCTTTTGAATACTTGAGAAAGAAGTATGCCTCAGGCTTCACAGATTGATGGAGTGTTAGTTGAATGCTTgccttttccttttcaataaagGAATAGTTAATCTTTGAATAGACTTCGTAAAGTAACTTCGCTTGCTAATACATGCGATCAGTGACTCAACTTTGTAGACGTTAAGTCCCACTTTTGGTTCTGTCTTCATTTTCCTATCTCTACGTAAGTCGATTGCCTCGATTTTTTATGAGAATTCATTAGAGTTGTAGTTATTACACTGCTGGAAAACATCTCTTGGCTCATTTCAGTCATCTttcttcgtcatcttcGATGCCATTTACTGAAGGAGTTTCTTGTAGCACCGTAGAGAAGAATTCAAGCATGTGATAGTTTTGTGTTGCACATTGTAATCCCcagaaaatcaaaacttcaaGATTCGTCATTCCTACCTTTTGAGCAAACCAAATAACTCCCAGAACATGCAAATGTCATCAAGTATATCACCAAGAGAAGATCCTATATCAAGCGATACCGGAACTGAAAGCAATGACATAGGAAATAACACATCTACcacaaagaagaagaagaaaacaaaatcgTCCAATTTATCTGACGAACAGAAAAAGGTAAGTTTCAAACACCCTAAACAACCTCATTGAGAACAAAAATACTAACTGCAACTTCCCCCTTAGGCACACCATATAGCCTCAGAACAAAAACGACGAGAAAACATTCGTGCagaatttgataaactcGTATCACTTACTCCCAATCTAACTGAACTGGAAAATAGATCAGAATTAAACATCTTGACCAAAAGTGCAGACtatattgatcaattaaaagaagaaaatgttAAATTAATTCAATTATGCCGGGATAAGGGGATTGAAGTTCCAGAGGAATTGATTTATAAAGGTCCACAAAATGATGGAAGTGATATTGCTATATAGTTGATCTATAAGTGGGTAATAAACAATGTTTAACGAGTTTCCATTTGGAAGATtattcttgttcttgtcTTACAATGAGACAATATTTGTATTGCTTACCTTCGACATTGTAAACTTTGCGAACTGGGAAGTATTCAAATTGCAAGTTTGATACAGTTTCACTCGTTAATAGTGTAACAAACGACCTCTGTCCATTAAGAAAATCCTGGACCACAGTGATGTCTGATGTGAATAGTGATATGAATTTATAAGAGCTATCGGCAATAGAGCACACACTATGATACTCAAAAGAATTAAACTTCGATTCATCAAGTGTTGACTTGAAGGAAAtttcgtcatcttcatcatcatcctcttcGTAATTAGGTAGTTCCTTAAAGCTGTATCCGCCCCACTCAACATCTGCACTTCTAGGTAAAGCACGCACTTCGACAATCACTAAATTGTTACGCATCGACGCCGAAATACCCTCTTTTGTATCTGCATAATGGTTCCAACAGTCGATCACAATAGGTACAAATGCACTATTAGTAACGAAACAAGTAATCATTGCTGGATTGGTCACATCGACTAACCCCTCAACTCGGTCAAGATGCTGAAGAGATAATGCTGCGTTAAAAACAATGTTGTTCTCTGAGATATTCATAGTTGCTGGAATCAACGGGATTTGCCCTGAAAGACTAGCGAGTTTGTACCTCGTCTGTGAATCTATTATACTTTGTGAGTAAGGACCAATGTTTTGTGGCGCCCAAAAGG is from Candida orthopsilosis Co 90-125, chromosome 1 draft sequence and encodes:
- a CDS encoding Ino4 transcriptional activator (forms a heterodimer with Ino2p): MSSSISPREDPISSDTGTESNDIGNNTSTTKKKKKTKSSNLSDEQKKAHHIASEQKRRENIRAEFDKLVSLTPNLTESENRSELNILTKSADYIDQLKEENVKLIQLCRDKGIEVPEELIYKGPQNDGSDIAI
- a CDS encoding Lig4 DNA ligase, with protein sequence MSCLLDNVQPPPPNNIEPTLTLLTNELFDKLDAVKRHNLQEASTITERRAQIINDFISTFRTHIGNDMLQSANLIFPEKTSRLYVIKEVVLARLIIKMYKISKDTEEYNLLHYWNRQYQKSKRFAVDERKIRDLPLQSARIIATRRPFVERCKEYNVPQINSILDDLTMAKQSQEHLEILQPLFDNLRIEEIRWLIHFILKKPILIHMEKYFFNSWHPDGYRLYSICNNLETTFNLLSDPNRRLAREYLGIQPRYKFKPQLAVKLNSNYNAVVRKLQKKQPMGPQYEQKFTQLELEDKFYIEEKMDGDRMLLHKEGNRFKFFSRRLKDYSFLYGESFQFGSLTKYIRDAFANNIDSIVLDGEMVAYDYKRQAILPFGTLKSSAIQESVRQFTTIDHYEQQTSYPYYLIFDILYLNGRDLSNYPLFFRKNLLERIIKPVPNRFEVLDARLGSSVVDVEKAVREVVTKRSEGLVLKHTQSRYVIDGFRNPNWIKVKPDYLEKFGENLDLVVIGKNPGVKNSYMMGLINKQEGSEYYGSYYSFCMCANGFGIEEFDKIERLTHGRWINTAQKMPPEQLIKFGRKKPDFWIDPKYSLVLEIRARSIDVRPEATFAVGTTLHNMHCRRIREDKSIGECISMQEYFELKQNYMQDLNLKPQATTIKKKELTKLTSFNEPSNLKKVKIESDLFASFEFLILSDKRDPHGEIITIEELKTLVKRFGGHLINSIDAETYLQIIIITEKSLPTSQRYLSQGLDLVKPSWIFECIKRNHILQLEPCFIFDSQNWPMYDQRVGTYGDSYTVHLPLDQINAPNLTREEVNEFRQQFEWDGAIKPILYLFAGITFHVIGTSLAGQLVKNRIERFSGEVVDDFVNCGYIVVPSYEEEELRQQTIATLKKIYEQINRNLRISNGKFRSKIPFSVTENFIHESIRSNSVADPEDYKFY